In Luteipulveratus mongoliensis, the DNA window AGTGAGCGAGGTGATGCTGACCAACGAGCGAGTCTGGCGCAGTGACAAAGAGATTCGTGAGGGCATGCTCCATCTCTGGTCCGTGATGGCCGAGTGCGTCCAGAATGGCTTCCGTCACCAGGGCACGCTGCCCGGCGGGCTCAAGGTCCCGCGTCGCGCACCCGGTCTGCATCGCGACCTGACGAGCGGCAAGCTCAAGGACGACCCGCTGAAGGTCATGGACTGGGTCAACCTCTATGCGCTCGCCGTCAACGAGGAGAACGCTTCCGGCGGCCGGGTCGTGACTGCGCCGACCAATGGCGCGGCAGGCATCATGCCGGCCGTCCTGCACTACTACGTCAACTTCGTCGAGGGTGCCGATGACGACGGCATCGTCCGGTTCCTGCTGACCGGTGCGGCCATCGGCATCCTGTTCAAGGAGAACGCGTCGATCTCCGGCGCCGAGGTCGGTTGCCAGGGAGAAGTCGGGTCCGCCTGCGCCATGGCGTCCGGTGCGCTGTGCGAGGTCATGGGTGGCTCGCCGACGCAGGTCGAGAACGCCGCCGAGATCGGGATCGAGCACAACCTCGGCCTGACCTGCGACCCGGTGGGCGGCCTCGTACAGATCCCGTGCATCGAGCGCAACGCCATCGCGAGCGTCAAGGCCATCAACGCAGCACGCTTGTCGCTCAACGGAACTGGCGCGCACACGGTCAGTCTCGACAAGGCCATCAAGACCATGCGCGACACCGGTCGCGACATGTCGATCAAGTACAAGGAGACCGCTCGAGGCGGTCTCGCTGTCAATGTCATCGAGTGCTGAGGAGCGCGCAGTGAGCAGTCCCCGCCAGCTGAAGAACTTCGTCGATGGCGCCTACGCCGCGCCGGAGACCGACGAGACGACCGATGTCGTCGACCCGTCCACGGCACAGGTGGTGGCCAAGGCGCCGGTGAGCACGCAGGCTGACGTGGATGCGGCGTACGCCTCCGCGGCCAAGGCGTTCGCCGAGTGGGGTCAGACCACGCCCGGGGAGCGACAGGAGGGGTTGCTGAAGTTCGCCGACGCGCTCGAGAAGCGCTCGGACGACCTCATCAAGCTGGAGGCCGAGAACACCGGCAAGCCGCACGCTCTCACGGCCTCTGAAGAGGTGCCGGTGATGATTGACCAGCTGCGCTTCTTTGCAGGCGCCGCAAGGGTTCTTGAGGGTCGGGCGTCGGCGGAGTACATGAAGGGCCACACCTCCTGGATCCGGCGTGAGCCGATCGGGGTCATCGGCCAAGTCACGCCGTGGAACTACCCGATGATGATGGCGATGTGGAAGATCGCCCCGGCGCTGGCCGCGGGCAACTCCGTCGTCCTCAAGCCCTCGGACACCACGCCCGAGACCACCCTGCTGATGGCGGAGATCGCGTCGGAGTTCCTCCCGGCGGGCACGTTCAACGTCGTCACGGGTGACCGCGACACCGGTCGCATGGTCGTCGAGCACAAGACGCCGGCGATGGTCGCGATCACGGGCTCGGTCCGTGCTGGCATGCAGGTCGCCGAGGCGGCCGCCAAGGACGTCAAGCGGGTCCACCTCGAGCTAGGCGGCAAGGCTCCGGTCATCGTCTTCGACGACGCCGACATCGAGGCTGCCATCGAGGGCATCGCGATCGCCGGCTACTTCAACGCGGGTCAGGACTGCACAGCGGCGACGCGCGTGCTCGCGGCGCCGGGCATCCACGACGACTTCGTTGCCGCCCTCGCGGAGTACGCCAAGAAGGAGGCGAAGGTCGGCATGCCTGATGACGACGACGCGCTCTTCGGCCCGGTCAACAACGAGAACCAGCTCGCGCATGTCACTGGCTTCATCGACCGGTTGCCTTCGCACGCAACGGTTTCGGCCGGCGGCAACCGGGTGACGTCACTCGGTGACGGATTCTTCTTTGAGCCGACTGTGGTGTCGGGGCTCCAGCAGGACGATGAGGCTGTCCAGGACGAGATCTTCGGCCCGGTTATCACCGTGCAGAAGTTCGACGACGAGGCCAAGGCCATCGCGTGGGCCAACGGTGTGGAGTACGGCCTCGCGTCCTCGGTCTGGACCAAGGACTTCGGCCGCGCGATGCGGGTGTCCAAGGCGCTGGACTTCGGCTGCGTCTGGATCAACACGCACATCCCGCTGGTCGCCGAGATGCCGCACGGTGGCTTCAAGCACAGTGGCTACGGCAAGGACCTGTCGATGTACGGGTTCGAGGACTACACGCGCATCAAGCATGTGATGGCCAACATCGAGAGCTGACACACGCGTACCGGCAGAAGGTTCGAGCGTCATGGCGCTCGAACCTTCTGCCGTTTGATTGCTGCTGTCAGGCGGACAGGCCCTCGAACAGCACGTCCCAGGTCGTGACGTTGACGATCCCGGTGACCGGACGCTGGAACGCCGACTGATAGGCCCGGACCGCCTTGAGCGTCTTGGGGCCGAACGAGCCGTCCACCGTCACGCCGAAGATCGTGCCGTACTGATTCGCGAGCCGGAGCTGCGCGGCCCTCACGGCGTTGCCCGTCGAGCCGTAGCGGATCGCATTGCGCTCGAAGAGCCGGATCCAGTCGGCGTTGGTGCGCATGGAACCGGTGTTGGCCAGGCGCTCGGCCTTCTGGAACGTACGGACCGCGGTCTGGGTGCGGTAGCCGTACTGCCCGTCGACCGCCAGGGATGGGACGTACCGGCGAAGCAGGTACTGCAGTTGGCTGACCTGACGGTTAGCGGCGTTGACGTCTCGCGATCCCAGACCGAGCGGGTATCCGGTCGACAACGCTGCGGACGTGAGGCTGTGCTGTCCGCTTGTCGTGGCTGCATCTGCTGAGCCGGGCACGGCCGCCGTCAATCCTGCTGCCGCCGCTACGAGAGCGGTGCCAAGGACGATGATCTTACGTGCGTGGTGACGAAGGTGGTCGTTTGTACGCATGGTGATGCCTTCCCCTGTCGATGCCGCAAACCCCCTGTCTGCGGCAAGTCGGGCGCCCCGAGGAGCGTCCTTGCCGACCAAGACGCCTGACACCAGGGAAGGTTGCACGAGCGCCTGAAAGTATTCGTTCATGGTGCAGCGCGTAATCATCGTCGGGATCGGCACGGAGAGCTCAGGGTTCGCGCCGCATCGGACCACGTTGGCGGACTTCGATGTACGCCGCGGGGCGCGCATCATGGAGCGGTATCCCTTCCTGGGTGAGTCGGATGCACTGCCCGATCGGCCCGAGGTCGTCTTCGTTCCCGGCGTGGTCGCGCGCGCCCTTCCGGGCGGTCCTGTGGACCGCGCGGCGTACGACACGCTCGTGACCGAGGTGTGCGACGCCGTGGCCGCTGGTGGTCCGTGGGACGGAGTGCTCCTCGACATCCACGGCGCGATGCTCGTTGAGGGTCTGGACGACGTGGAGGCTGATCTCGCCGGCCGGGTGCGAGCGGTCGCCGGCCCCGATGTGCTGGTCGCCGCTGCCATGGATCTGCACGGGCAGATGTCACGCGAGCTCGTCGAGCTGGTCGACCTGCCGACGTGCTACCGGACAGCACCTCATGAGGACGAGGAGCAGACCCGGGAACGCGCGGCGACGCTGCTCGCGCACTGCCTTGCCGATGGCGTACGCCCGGTGCGGGCCTGGAGTCGGGTCCCGGTCGCGCTACCGGGAGAGAAGACCTCGACGAGGGACGAGCCGGCGCGGTCGATCTATGCGTCGCTGGCCGACGAGCGCCGCCCGCCGGGCGTCTCGGAGACAGCGCTCTGGGTCGGCTACGCATGGGCGGACGAACCTCGCACGGCAGCGGCAGTCGTGTCCTGCGGCATGGACGAGTCGGCCGTGCGCGCCGAGGCGGGACGGGTCGCAGGCGAATGGTTCGCGGCCCGGCATGACTTCGAGTTCTGTTGCGAGACAGGCGACTTGCAGTGGGCAGTCGCCAAGGCACTCGACTCGGGTCAGCGACCGTTCTTCGTCTCCGACAGCGGTGACAACCCGACCGCGGGTGGTTCTGGTGACGTGGCGACGACGCTGAGCGCCCTCCTGGACGTGACCGATCTGGTGAGCGGCCGGCGTACGGCCGTCTGGTCTGCGCTGGTGGACCCAGCGGGAGTGGCCGCTGCACAGGTGGCCGGGGTCGGTGGGCCGTTCGACACAGAGGTCGGTGGCTCCTTCGGCTGGCCGTCGCGCGTACGACTGGTCGGCACCGTGACGCAGGTCGTCGACGAGGCGGCAGTCGTTGCCGTGGGAGGGCTACAGGTTGTCCTCAGCAGCCGCCGGCGACCGTTCCACTCGAGTGCCGACTACGTCGCGGTCGGCATCGACGTTGACTCAATCGACTTGGTAGTCAACAAGATTGGCTACCTCGAGCCAGACCTTCACCAGCGCGCTGCCGGATGGGTGATGGCTCTGACGGACGGTCCGGTCGACCAGCGGATCGAGCATCTGCGGTTCGACCGCGTCGAGACGCCGCTCTTCCCGATGACTGATGTGCCGGCCGACTGGTCGCCGGACGTCGAGGTCTTCCGCAGCTAGGCGGGAGCCAGGCTGTCGACCAGCTCGCGGAGCCGCGCCACGCGGCCCGCGTCGACGGACGTACGCCAGCTGCCGTCCGGGCGGACGCCCCTCCCGAGGTGCACCGCTCGTACGCCGGCACGGGCTAGGTCAGGCAAGTGGTGGCTGCGGAGGCCACCGCCGACGAGCACAGCGCCGCTGGGGGGCGCCGCCGGGTCAGCGAGGAGGTCATGCAGACGCGGTAGGCCTGACTCCACCCCATCGGGATGTCCTGCCGTCAGTACGACGTCGCAGCCGGGCAGGTCGAGGACCGCTCGCATCGACTCCGCGAGCGCGGGGCTCGTGTCGATCGCCCGGTGAAAGGTGAACGCCAGACCGTCGAGCGCGTCGAGCACCGGAGCCAGTCGGTCGACGTCCGGGCTGCCGTCAGCGCGAGTCGCCCCGACGACGTATCCATCGGCCAGAACGCCCCGCAACGCCGCCACATCGCGCGCAAGGCGCATCGCGTCGTCAGCAGTGATGCAGTGCGACTCCGTCCGACGCACCATGACCCGGACCGGGATGTCGACAGCAGCGACAACGTCGGCAGCGATCGCCGTATCCGGTGTCATACCACCGAGATCCGGCGCCGCCACGAGCTCGAGTCGATCAGCGCCACCCGCTGCTGCTGCGGTCGCGTCGGACACGTCGGTGACGATGACCTCCAGCAGCACGCGGCTCCGATCTCAGTGGTGAGATCCAGACTGTACAGAGCCGTCCGCGTTCAGCAGCAGTCGTCCGTTCGGCCGACCGTGGGTCTGCAGCATCGCGGCGAGCGAGTTCGCGCGCTGGTCGAACGAGCCGTCGCCGACGCGCCCGGTCTTCCAGTTGTCCTCGATGAAACGCAGGATCGAGGTCTGCTCCATCGGGGTGTGGCTGACCGTGTTGGGCTTGGTGAACGGCGAGATGACCAGCAGCGGAGTCCGCGGGCCGGGGCCACAACGGTCCTGGTAACCACCGAAGTTCACGGACGCGGCCTTGCAGGCAGCCCCGTCGTTGGTGCTTGACGTGGAACCCGTGCGGACGGGAGAGGAGGTGTGGTCGTACCAGCCGTCGGAGTCGTCGTACGCCACCACGATCGCGGTGTCCTTCCAGTACTTCGACTTCTGGATGGCGTTGATCTGCTCGACCAGGAAGTGCTGCTCGTCGATCGGGTCCGAGTAGGCCGCGTGGCCGTCCTGGTACTCGCCGGCCTTCAGGTAGCTGACGGCAGGCAGGTTGCCAGCCTTGAGCGCCCGGGAGAAGTCGGTGAGGTCGTAGTTGTGGTTCGCCTGGTCGGTGCGCCCGATGGCCCACGTGGAGCTCGGCGGCAGGTGGTGCGGGTTGGCCGTCGACTCGTAGTAGGCGAACGGGTTGTGGTGCGGGCTGTAGTCCACGACCGAGGCACCGCCGACGTTGGTGTGCGCAGCCCCGCAGACGGCGTACGTCGTGCCGTTACCGGCCTTCGTGGTCGGGGCGAAGCCACCCTGGAACCAGCCCCAGGTCACACCCTTGGCGTTGAGCAGGTCGCCGACGTTCTTGCCGCTCAGGGTGGCGAGGTTGTTGGTCGAGGTGTGGTTCTTGTCCGAGCAGTCGTCGTACGCCGGGTCCGGGTCGTTGATGACCGTCCCGACTCCCGACGCGTCGGGATCGACGACGGCGTACGGGTCGGTGGTGGGCTTGTGCGTCACCGGGTCGACCGCGGTCGCGGCGTGGGTCTGGCCGGAGATGAGGTTGAGCGCTCCGGGCGTCGAGGGGCCGTAGGTGGAGGAGTAGGCGTTGTCGCTCATGGCGTAGTGCTGGGCGTAGTTCCACATGCCCGTCACCGTGTTGCCGTCGTAGTAGCCCATCGTGAGGCCGGGCGCGCCGTAGAGGCCGGTGCACGTGTCGACGCTGGTCTGCTGGACGTACTGGTCGTTGGCGCCCTTGTTCGCTGCCTTCTGCTCGGGCAGATAGCTGTGGTTCTGGTCGCAGGTCATGGCCTGGTTCGAGCTGAGCCGGAACGGCTGGTAGAGGTTGGGATTCTTGCCGTTGACCAGGCCGGCATTGGTGACCGTGTCGGCCCTCGGGGTGTGGCGTGCGGGCGTGAACTTCGTGCCGTCGGTGTTGGCGGCCTTCGGATAGGTCGCGAAGTAGTGGTCGAACGACACGTTCTCCTGGAACAGCACGACGACGTGCTTGATCGGTCCGGCGCCCGGATGCCCGGGATGGCCCTGCGAGTCGTACGCCGCAAGGCTGGCCTGGCCGGTCGCGGACGCCTGAGCGCCTGCGGCGTACCAGGCGCCGGCACCGAGGCAGAGTGCCGCTGCGGCAGCCGCGGTGATGCGGGTCTTGCGTTGCATGCCCATGTTTCGTCCTCAGGTTGAGTGGGTGTGATCAGGTCAGGAGCGCGCGGGCGAAGTAGTCGTTCGCGTCGCGCACACCGGGGAGGGTGAAGAAGTAGCCGCCGCCGACCGGCGAGATGTAGTCGGTGAGCGGTTCGTCGGCAAGCCGCCGTTGGACGGTCGCGAACTGTCGCTCGATGTCGCGCTGGAAGCAGGTGAACAGCAAGCCCATGTCGAGGTTGCCGTTGCTGTCGACGCCGGAGTCGTAGCTGTAGGCGCGCCGTAGGAGCTGGCTCGAGCTGCTTTGCGGCGTACGGGGATTCGCCAGTCGGATGTGGCTGTCGAGCGGGATGGTCGAGCCTTTGGGATCGTCGGCGTAGTTGGGGGTGTCGAGCTCCTTGGTGCCGGTGAGCGGAGCCCCGGAGTCCTTGCGACGTCCGAACATCCGCTCCTGCTCGCTGATCGTCACCCGGTCCCAGAACTCCACGAGCATCCGGATCACCCGCACGACCTGGTACGTGCCGCCGACCGTCCAGGGCGGCTCGCCACCACCGCCAGGCAGCCAGACCAACGAGTCCCGTTGCGCTGCAGGGATGCTCGCGGTCCCGTCCTTGAACCCGAAGTGGTTGCGCGGGCTTCCGGAGGGCCGTGGCGGTGGGGAGAAACCTTCCATCCGCCAGCGCACCTGCAGGCCTCCGCGGGTCGTGCGCAGCAGGGTGCGGACGGCGTTCAGGACCGTGTCCCGTTCCGGTGCCACGAGCTGGAGCATCAGATCTCCGTGGCACAGGTCAGGTTGCAAGGCGTCGTTCGGGAACGTGTCCATTGCCTTCAGCCGCAACGGCTTTCGGCTGCCCAGACCAAAGCGGCCGTCGAACGCAGAGGCGCCGATGCCTACTGTCACGGTCAGGCTGCCAGCGGGCGCATCAGGACCGAGCACTCCCGTATCGGGCGACGGGGCAGTAATGCCTGTCGGAACGGACGGCCCGCCTGTGGTGAGGGCGCGCGCGTGGGTGGTGAGCATCTGCATGACCTCGACGAGCTCGGCCCTGCTGCGCGCTGTGAAGTCGCAGGAGAGGAAGGCTGAGCAGTGGCCGGGCTCCTGGAGGACGCCGGACTGATGGATCCCGTGGAACGCCGGCGCGGTCGGGGTCGTGGCCGCCGTGGCTGAGCGCGCGATGGCCACTCCGCCGGCTGCGACCGCACCGGTCTGCAGGAGACG includes these proteins:
- a CDS encoding L-serine ammonia-lyase; the encoded protein is MALSAFDLYSVGIGPSSSHTVGPMRAAKQFVDGLKADGELARVTRVHSELFGSLGATGHGHGSDKAIILGLEGETPEGVDTDTADDRAAHARTTHRLLLGGAHEVAFHPDEDLVMHRRKSLPAHPNGMTFHAYDGSGALVREHSYYSVGGGFVVDESATGADRVVQDHTPLPMHFSTGAELLEICEREHMSVSEVMLTNERVWRSDKEIREGMLHLWSVMAECVQNGFRHQGTLPGGLKVPRRAPGLHRDLTSGKLKDDPLKVMDWVNLYALAVNEENASGGRVVTAPTNGAAGIMPAVLHYYVNFVEGADDDGIVRFLLTGAAIGILFKENASISGAEVGCQGEVGSACAMASGALCEVMGGSPTQVENAAEIGIEHNLGLTCDPVGGLVQIPCIERNAIASVKAINAARLSLNGTGAHTVSLDKAIKTMRDTGRDMSIKYKETARGGLAVNVIEC
- a CDS encoding gamma-aminobutyraldehyde dehydrogenase; amino-acid sequence: MSSSAEERAVSSPRQLKNFVDGAYAAPETDETTDVVDPSTAQVVAKAPVSTQADVDAAYASAAKAFAEWGQTTPGERQEGLLKFADALEKRSDDLIKLEAENTGKPHALTASEEVPVMIDQLRFFAGAARVLEGRASAEYMKGHTSWIRREPIGVIGQVTPWNYPMMMAMWKIAPALAAGNSVVLKPSDTTPETTLLMAEIASEFLPAGTFNVVTGDRDTGRMVVEHKTPAMVAITGSVRAGMQVAEAAAKDVKRVHLELGGKAPVIVFDDADIEAAIEGIAIAGYFNAGQDCTAATRVLAAPGIHDDFVAALAEYAKKEAKVGMPDDDDALFGPVNNENQLAHVTGFIDRLPSHATVSAGGNRVTSLGDGFFFEPTVVSGLQQDDEAVQDEIFGPVITVQKFDDEAKAIAWANGVEYGLASSVWTKDFGRAMRVSKALDFGCVWINTHIPLVAEMPHGGFKHSGYGKDLSMYGFEDYTRIKHVMANIES
- a CDS encoding peptidoglycan-binding domain-containing protein; translation: MRTNDHLRHHARKIIVLGTALVAAAAGLTAAVPGSADAATTSGQHSLTSAALSTGYPLGLGSRDVNAANRQVSQLQYLLRRYVPSLAVDGQYGYRTQTAVRTFQKAERLANTGSMRTNADWIRLFERNAIRYGSTGNAVRAAQLRLANQYGTIFGVTVDGSFGPKTLKAVRAYQSAFQRPVTGIVNVTTWDVLFEGLSA
- a CDS encoding M81 family metallopeptidase, producing the protein MVQRVIIVGIGTESSGFAPHRTTLADFDVRRGARIMERYPFLGESDALPDRPEVVFVPGVVARALPGGPVDRAAYDTLVTEVCDAVAAGGPWDGVLLDIHGAMLVEGLDDVEADLAGRVRAVAGPDVLVAAAMDLHGQMSRELVELVDLPTCYRTAPHEDEEQTRERAATLLAHCLADGVRPVRAWSRVPVALPGEKTSTRDEPARSIYASLADERRPPGVSETALWVGYAWADEPRTAAAVVSCGMDESAVRAEAGRVAGEWFAARHDFEFCCETGDLQWAVAKALDSGQRPFFVSDSGDNPTAGGSGDVATTLSALLDVTDLVSGRRTAVWSALVDPAGVAAAQVAGVGGPFDTEVGGSFGWPSRVRLVGTVTQVVDEAAVVAVGGLQVVLSSRRRPFHSSADYVAVGIDVDSIDLVVNKIGYLEPDLHQRAAGWVMALTDGPVDQRIEHLRFDRVETPLFPMTDVPADWSPDVEVFRS
- a CDS encoding copper homeostasis protein CutC, translated to MLLEVIVTDVSDATAAAAGGADRLELVAAPDLGGMTPDTAIAADVVAAVDIPVRVMVRRTESHCITADDAMRLARDVAALRGVLADGYVVGATRADGSPDVDRLAPVLDALDGLAFTFHRAIDTSPALAESMRAVLDLPGCDVVLTAGHPDGVESGLPRLHDLLADPAAPPSGAVLVGGGLRSHHLPDLARAGVRAVHLGRGVRPDGSWRTSVDAGRVARLRELVDSLAPA
- a CDS encoding phospholipase C gives rise to the protein MGMQRKTRITAAAAAALCLGAGAWYAAGAQASATGQASLAAYDSQGHPGHPGAGPIKHVVVLFQENVSFDHYFATYPKAANTDGTKFTPARHTPRADTVTNAGLVNGKNPNLYQPFRLSSNQAMTCDQNHSYLPEQKAANKGANDQYVQQTSVDTCTGLYGAPGLTMGYYDGNTVTGMWNYAQHYAMSDNAYSSTYGPSTPGALNLISGQTHAATAVDPVTHKPTTDPYAVVDPDASGVGTVINDPDPAYDDCSDKNHTSTNNLATLSGKNVGDLLNAKGVTWGWFQGGFAPTTKAGNGTTYAVCGAAHTNVGGASVVDYSPHHNPFAYYESTANPHHLPPSSTWAIGRTDQANHNYDLTDFSRALKAGNLPAVSYLKAGEYQDGHAAYSDPIDEQHFLVEQINAIQKSKYWKDTAIVVAYDDSDGWYDHTSSPVRTGSTSSTNDGAACKAASVNFGGYQDRCGPGPRTPLLVISPFTKPNTVSHTPMEQTSILRFIEDNWKTGRVGDGSFDQRANSLAAMLQTHGRPNGRLLLNADGSVQSGSHH
- a CDS encoding Dyp-type peroxidase, with translation MTDLSRRRLLQTGAVAAGGVAIARSATAATTPTAPAFHGIHQSGVLQEPGHCSAFLSCDFTARSRAELVEVMQMLTTHARALTTGGPSVPTGITAPSPDTGVLGPDAPAGSLTVTVGIGASAFDGRFGLGSRKPLRLKAMDTFPNDALQPDLCHGDLMLQLVAPERDTVLNAVRTLLRTTRGGLQVRWRMEGFSPPPRPSGSPRNHFGFKDGTASIPAAQRDSLVWLPGGGGEPPWTVGGTYQVVRVIRMLVEFWDRVTISEQERMFGRRKDSGAPLTGTKELDTPNYADDPKGSTIPLDSHIRLANPRTPQSSSSQLLRRAYSYDSGVDSNGNLDMGLLFTCFQRDIERQFATVQRRLADEPLTDYISPVGGGYFFTLPGVRDANDYFARALLT